A single window of Desulfonatronum sp. SC1 DNA harbors:
- the hisA gene encoding 1-(5-phosphoribosyl)-5-[(5-phosphoribosylamino)methylideneamino]imidazole-4-carboxamide isomerase, whose translation MILFPAVDIKNGQCVRLRQGRADDVTIFSPDPTAMARHWVDLGAAWLHLVDLDGAFDGLPVNFELIKRICAVVSIPVQLGGGIRDLATAKRYLEAGVRRLIIGTMALEEAEAFGELCAALPGRIGVSLDAVDGLLKTKGWVADSGLTVEQVLPRLEEQGAAFIIYTDISRDGMHSGVNLPAMEYLVRSTDIPVIAAGGVTKLEDIQALFPLSNQGLEGIITGRAIYEGTLDFPEALAWIAGRKANDENAQGGAR comes from the coding sequence ATGATTCTTTTTCCGGCCGTGGACATCAAGAACGGGCAGTGCGTCCGGTTGCGTCAGGGGCGGGCTGACGATGTTACGATCTTTTCCCCGGACCCCACGGCCATGGCCCGACACTGGGTGGACCTGGGCGCGGCCTGGCTGCACTTGGTGGACCTGGACGGCGCGTTTGACGGTCTGCCGGTGAACTTCGAACTGATCAAGCGGATTTGCGCCGTGGTCTCGATCCCGGTGCAGCTCGGGGGCGGGATTCGTGACTTGGCGACCGCGAAACGCTACCTGGAAGCCGGGGTCCGGCGATTGATCATCGGCACCATGGCCCTGGAAGAGGCCGAAGCCTTCGGGGAATTGTGCGCGGCGTTGCCCGGGAGGATCGGCGTGTCCCTGGACGCCGTGGACGGATTGTTGAAAACCAAAGGTTGGGTGGCGGACAGCGGTTTGACCGTGGAGCAGGTTCTGCCACGACTGGAAGAGCAGGGCGCGGCCTTCATTATCTATACGGACATCAGTCGGGACGGGATGCATAGCGGCGTGAACCTCCCGGCCATGGAGTATCTGGTCCGGAGTACCGACATCCCGGTCATCGCCGCGGGTGGGGTGACCAAGTTGGAAGACATCCAGGCATTGTTCCCCCTGTCGAATCAAGGACTGGAAGGAATCATCACCGGTCGGGCCATCTACGAGGGCACCCTGGATTTTCCGGAAGCCCTGGCCTGGATCGCGGGGCGGAAGGCAAATGACGAGAATGCACAAGGAGGCGCAAGATGA
- a CDS encoding heavy-metal-associated domain-containing protein: MTTIKVTGMSCQHCVNAVTKALSGIEGIQDVQVFLEKGEAQFTEAKPVSKDVIREALQKAGHDLG, translated from the coding sequence ATGACGACGATCAAGGTGACGGGCATGTCCTGCCAGCACTGCGTGAACGCGGTGACCAAGGCGCTGAGCGGTATCGAGGGGATTCAGGATGTCCAGGTTTTTTTGGAAAAGGGTGAGGCCCAGTTTACGGAAGCCAAGCCGGTCTCCAAGGACGTCATCCGGGAGGCGTTGCAGAAGGCCGGGCACGACCTGGGATAG
- a CDS encoding DUF4416 family protein: MSIPKEPLPAQVVLSLFSARWDVFWPGLRSDLEAYLGPLENVGESLPFTATTYYQEEFGAPLERRLLGFAQVVGQDRLREIKLWAHELEQRHVLDGKRLFNLDPGLLTQERFVLATGKNFTHRIYLGQGVFADLTLIFQGGRWRSLPWTFRDYADPALQAQLTALRHGYRVKLGVCPDWPGRAGRVH; encoded by the coding sequence ATGAGCATTCCCAAGGAACCTCTTCCAGCCCAGGTGGTATTATCCCTGTTCAGCGCCCGTTGGGACGTTTTCTGGCCGGGATTGCGATCCGATCTGGAGGCGTATCTGGGGCCGCTGGAAAACGTGGGGGAGTCGTTGCCGTTCACGGCAACAACGTATTACCAGGAGGAATTCGGTGCGCCCTTGGAGCGCCGGTTGCTCGGGTTCGCTCAGGTCGTGGGGCAGGATCGGTTGCGGGAGATCAAGTTGTGGGCCCATGAATTGGAACAACGTCATGTCCTGGACGGCAAACGTTTGTTCAATTTGGACCCGGGGCTGTTGACCCAGGAGCGCTTCGTGCTGGCCACGGGCAAGAATTTCACTCATCGCATATACCTCGGACAGGGCGTCTTTGCCGATCTGACCCTGATTTTTCAAGGCGGACGGTGGCGCTCTTTGCCCTGGACTTTCCGGGACTACGCCGACCCTGCCTTGCAAGCCCAATTGACCGCACTGCGCCATGGCTACCGGGTGAAGCTGGGCGTTTGTCCCGACTGGCCGGGACGTGCCGGACGAGTGCATTGA
- the hisB gene encoding imidazoleglycerol-phosphate dehydratase HisB, which produces MHEIRKAATERTTKETSIKLELVLDGSGATHIQSGVGFADHMLHLLAFWADFDLNLTCAGDLHIDAHHSLEDVGLALGKALSDALGDKAGIVRLGSAVVPMDEALVEVVVDLSGRPYLVYDDDPLPALIAGEEKDVWREFFKSLAQEARMNLHVHYRYGRNGHHLVEGAFKALGMALRQAVSRTRTGVPSTKGSC; this is translated from the coding sequence ATGCACGAGATTCGCAAAGCCGCTACGGAGCGGACGACCAAGGAAACATCCATCAAGCTGGAGCTGGTTCTGGACGGTTCCGGAGCGACCCACATCCAGTCCGGCGTCGGCTTCGCCGACCACATGCTGCACCTTTTGGCCTTCTGGGCGGACTTCGACCTGAACCTGACTTGCGCCGGGGATCTACACATCGACGCGCACCACAGCCTGGAAGACGTGGGCCTGGCCCTGGGCAAGGCCCTCTCGGATGCCCTGGGAGACAAGGCCGGGATCGTCCGCTTGGGCTCGGCCGTGGTGCCCATGGACGAGGCCTTGGTGGAAGTCGTGGTGGATCTCTCGGGCAGGCCGTATCTCGTGTACGACGACGACCCGCTGCCTGCTCTGATCGCCGGAGAGGAAAAGGACGTCTGGCGGGAGTTTTTCAAGTCCCTGGCCCAGGAAGCCCGCATGAACCTGCATGTTCACTATCGTTACGGCCGCAACGGCCACCATCTCGTGGAAGGGGCGTTCAAGGCCCTTGGCATGGCTCTGCGCCAAGCCGTATCCAGGACCCGTACCGGTGTGCCGAGCACCAAAGGAAGTTGTTGA
- a CDS encoding helix-hairpin-helix domain-containing protein, producing the protein MQRVFKSVLGVWLVAMVLCLALNASATEAQSKVNINEAPVELLQALPGVGPALAQRIVEYREQTPFEAPEDIMKVSGIGEATFEKMKELIVVE; encoded by the coding sequence ATGCAGCGTGTTTTCAAGAGTGTTCTCGGCGTTTGGCTCGTCGCCATGGTGCTTTGCCTGGCTCTCAATGCTTCCGCGACTGAGGCTCAGTCCAAGGTGAACATCAATGAGGCTCCGGTCGAATTGTTGCAGGCATTGCCGGGAGTCGGGCCGGCTTTGGCGCAACGCATTGTTGAATATCGCGAGCAGACTCCTTTTGAAGCCCCTGAAGACATCATGAAGGTGAGCGGCATCGGGGAGGCGACATTCGAGAAAATGAAGGAACTCATCGTCGTTGAATGA